In Pseudomonas hamedanensis, a single window of DNA contains:
- the panD gene encoding aspartate 1-decarboxylase, with translation MHAIMLKAKLHRAEVTHAVLDYEGSCAIDGEWLDLSGIREYEQIQIYNVDNGERFTTYAIRGEEGSRMISVNGAAAHKARVGDRVIICAYAHYSEAELLNFKPRMLYMAPGNELSHTSNAIPVQLA, from the coding sequence CGCGCCGAAGTCACCCATGCGGTGCTCGATTACGAAGGTTCGTGCGCCATCGATGGCGAGTGGCTGGACCTGTCCGGCATTCGTGAGTACGAGCAGATCCAGATTTATAACGTCGACAACGGCGAGCGCTTCACCACCTATGCGATTCGCGGCGAAGAAGGTTCGCGGATGATTTCGGTCAATGGCGCCGCCGCTCATAAGGCCAGGGTCGGCGACCGCGTGATCATCTGTGCCTACGCTCACTACAGCGAAGCCGAACTGCTCAACTTCAAACCGCGCATGCTGTACATGGCGCCGGGCAATGAACTGAGCCACACCAGCAACGCCATCCCGGTTCAGCTCGCCTGA